One region of Bradyrhizobium betae genomic DNA includes:
- a CDS encoding allantoate amidohydrolase, translating to MGAANAVQDALLGKEIVRRINELGAISEDSEKLTRIYLSKELRKAADLILIWMREAGMNAHLDAIGNVCGRYEGERPGAPCLMLGSHYDTVRDAGKWDGPLGVITAISCVADINRRGKRLPFAIEVVGFADEEGVRFASTLLGSRAVAGTFDESVLNTRDRDGVAMRDALVTFGLDPDHIGAAARARRELLGYLELHIEQGPVLEAQNLPVGVVTAIAGATRLAARLTGMAGHAGTVPMALRRDALAGAAECIGAIEQFCRTDESGLVGTVGYIQASPGATNVIPGEVSFTIDMRAPTDLHRKRAVADIVRQIETIARRRQLALQLDVTHENRTAPCAPWLKEQIARAIAGEGLSVFELPSGAGHDGMAMIDIADVGMIFVRCRGGISHHPDEHVELVDADSGARVLLRVIENFRPREDRAGTN from the coding sequence ATGGGTGCTGCCAACGCCGTTCAGGATGCATTGCTCGGCAAGGAGATCGTGCGTCGGATCAACGAGCTCGGCGCGATTTCGGAAGATTCCGAAAAGCTCACCCGCATCTATCTCAGCAAGGAGCTGCGCAAGGCCGCCGACCTCATTCTGATCTGGATGCGCGAGGCCGGCATGAACGCGCATCTCGATGCGATCGGCAATGTCTGCGGCCGCTACGAGGGCGAGCGGCCCGGCGCGCCCTGCCTGATGCTCGGCTCGCACTACGACACCGTGCGCGATGCGGGCAAATGGGATGGGCCGCTCGGCGTGATCACCGCGATCTCCTGCGTCGCGGATATCAATCGCCGGGGCAAGCGCCTGCCGTTTGCGATCGAGGTCGTCGGCTTCGCCGATGAGGAGGGGGTACGTTTCGCCTCGACCCTGCTCGGGAGCCGCGCGGTGGCTGGCACCTTTGACGAGAGCGTCCTGAACACACGGGATCGCGACGGCGTGGCGATGCGCGATGCGCTCGTCACATTTGGCCTCGACCCGGATCACATCGGGGCGGCTGCGCGGGCCCGGCGCGAGCTGCTTGGCTATCTGGAACTGCACATCGAGCAGGGGCCGGTTCTGGAAGCGCAGAATTTGCCCGTCGGCGTCGTCACCGCCATAGCGGGCGCGACACGGCTTGCCGCACGGCTGACCGGCATGGCCGGTCACGCCGGCACCGTGCCGATGGCGCTGCGCCGGGATGCGCTCGCGGGCGCAGCCGAGTGCATCGGTGCGATCGAGCAGTTCTGCCGCACCGACGAGAGCGGGCTGGTCGGTACCGTTGGTTACATCCAGGCGAGTCCCGGTGCGACGAACGTCATTCCAGGCGAGGTGTCGTTCACCATCGACATGCGCGCGCCGACCGACTTGCATCGCAAGCGGGCCGTCGCGGACATCGTCCGCCAGATCGAGACCATCGCCAGGCGCCGGCAACTGGCGCTCCAGCTCGACGTCACCCACGAGAACCGCACCGCGCCCTGCGCGCCCTGGCTGAAGGAGCAGATCGCGCGGGCGATTGCCGGGGAAGGCCTCTCCGTGTTCGAGCTGCCGAGCGGGGCGGGGCATGACGGCATGGCCATGATCGACATCGCCGATGTCGGCATGATTTTCGTCCGCTGCCGCGGCGGCATCAGCCACCATCCGGACGAGCATGTCGAGCTCGTGGATGCCGATTCCGGCGCGCGCGTGCTGCTGCGCGTGATCGAGAATTTCAGGCCGCGGGAGGATCGCGCCGGGACGAACTGA
- the uraD gene encoding 2-oxo-4-hydroxy-4-carboxy-5-ureidoimidazoline decarboxylase, with amino-acid sequence MPQISLADLNAASTDDFVAVLENVVEYSPWIAQQVATRRPFTGINALLDAVKAAIKGAEPDAQLALLRAHPDLANKTQRAAGLTAESTDEQNSAGLDRLSDAEYAAFERVNNAYRDKFGFPYIVCVRRHTRDSVLRDFETRLRNISKTETRRAIEEIGRISALRLDQLVSANDKLKVHGRLSTHVLDNHAGKPAPGIPVELIELARLGESRVIARAVTNADGRTDQPLISGRPLPIGRYELRFSVARYYAERNVPLSDPPFLDEIPLRFAISEPENHYHVPLLVTPWSYSTYRGS; translated from the coding sequence ATGCCGCAAATTTCGCTCGCCGATCTCAACGCTGCAAGCACGGATGATTTTGTCGCGGTGCTCGAAAACGTGGTCGAATACTCGCCCTGGATCGCTCAGCAGGTCGCGACGCGTCGCCCGTTCACCGGCATCAATGCCTTGCTCGACGCAGTCAAGGCGGCGATCAAAGGTGCCGAGCCCGACGCGCAGCTCGCGCTGCTTCGCGCGCATCCCGATCTCGCCAACAAGACCCAGCGCGCGGCGGGGCTCACGGCGGAATCCACCGACGAGCAGAACAGCGCCGGCCTCGACCGGCTCTCGGACGCCGAATATGCCGCGTTCGAGCGCGTCAACAACGCCTATCGCGACAAGTTCGGCTTCCCCTATATCGTCTGCGTGCGCCGCCACACCAGGGATTCGGTGCTGCGCGATTTCGAGACGCGGCTGCGCAATATCAGCAAGACCGAGACGCGCCGCGCGATCGAGGAGATCGGCCGCATCTCGGCGCTGCGGCTCGATCAGCTCGTCAGTGCCAATGACAAGCTGAAAGTGCACGGCCGGCTCTCGACCCACGTGCTGGACAATCACGCCGGCAAGCCCGCGCCCGGCATTCCGGTCGAGCTGATCGAGCTCGCGAGGCTCGGCGAGAGCCGTGTGATCGCACGCGCCGTGACGAATGCGGACGGCCGTACCGATCAGCCGCTGATTAGCGGCCGGCCGCTGCCGATCGGCCGCTACGAGCTGCGCTTCAGCGTCGCCAGATATTACGCCGAGCGCAACGTGCCGCTGTCAGACCCGCCGTTCCTCGACGAGATCCCCTTGCGATTTGCGATCAGTGAGCCGGAAAATCATTACCACGTGCCGCTGCTGGTCACGCCGTGGAGCTATTCTACCTATCGCGGCAGCTAG